AGTCATCCATCCCGGTAATTTCACCTTGTAAGTAAGCAAACATAGCGTTCCCCCTTATATTATCGGAAGCTGAGATGAACTGCAGTGTGCGTGGCATATTGCAAGCGCAAGCGCGTCAGCGGTATCATCAGGTTTAGGGATACTTTTTAGATTTAACATGATCTTCACCATCTGCTGAACCTGATTCTTGTCCGCACGCCCATACCCTACGACCGCCTGTTTCACCTGCAGCGGCGTATATTCGAACACCTGAACGCCGCTCATAGAACCAGCCAGCAGAACAACGCCTCTGCCATGTCCTACGGTTATTGCCGTTTTTACATTCGTATTGAAAAAAAGCTCTTCAACCGCCATTGCATCTATATGATATTTATCAATCGTTTCAAGCAAAAACTCGTATATCTGCCTAAGTCTTACCGGAAGCGGCAGCCCTGCGGCAGTATGGAATGTCGCGTATGTAATAGGCGAGAACTGATTGCCGACATAACGGACAACGCCGTATCCGACAGATGCGATACCCGGGTCAACGCCGAGAATAATCATATAAAACTCCGTATTTAGAAAAATTTTACCACATCATCAAAGATTTTTCAAGAAACCTTTTTCATATAGTTTTTGCGCCGCGAGAACGACGCCGATTTTTGCGGCATTGAACATCACGCCGCCCTGCATAAACGCTGCATACGGCGGTTTTATCGGCCCATCTGCCGAAAGTTCTATCGATGATCCTCCTACAAACGCACCAGCGGCCATAACGACTTTGCTGTCATATCCGGGCATGTCCCACGCCTCAGGGGTTACATATGAATCTATAGGTGAACCGCCCTGTA
The window above is part of the Bacillota bacterium genome. Proteins encoded here:
- the ruvC gene encoding crossover junction endodeoxyribonuclease RuvC, with the protein product MIILGVDPGIASVGYGVVRYVGNQFSPITYATFHTAAGLPLPVRLRQIYEFLLETIDKYHIDAMAVEELFFNTNVKTAITVGHGRGVVLLAGSMSGVQVFEYTPLQVKQAVVGYGRADKNQVQQMVKIMLNLKSIPKPDDTADALALAICHAHCSSSQLPII